In the Selenomonadales bacterium genome, CCCTCGCTTTTCCTGACCCTGTTACTGCAACGTACATGACAGCGAGCTCCTCGCGCGGCGTGCCAGTTCTATAGCTAATTATATCATCTTGGCTCTAAGTCCGCAACAAAATAACCGCACATAACAGGACAAATATTTTAGCAAATTCGAGGCATGCAAAAGCCCGAAAACCATTGCGTGACAACAGTCTCCGGGCTACCTTAGAAACGAATTAGGGGGCGTTTGTCCTGAAGTCAGGATCTTTCTCTATACTCGGATATAATCCTGCAAGTGCTAAACTGCTTTCCATGTTTCTGTCCCTCTGTTGCTTCCATGTCCCCTTTCCAAGAAGAACCGTCCCTTTTGTTCTCCTCTCTGTTTGCTCGCCTAGGGGAAGCAGCTCAAGAGGCTACCCAAAGGGGTAGCCTCTTGTCGGTAGGTAGATTCCTGTTGTTATCTAGCGTTTGGCTGAGTCTAGCGCGCGCTGTACAGCCTGCATGGAGTTGTTCGAGGTGCCGGTAGCGCCGGTAAATACGTCGACCTGGGCGCTGTTCTTGGCGACGAAGCGCTTCGGTAGTTCCACAATCGCTTCGTGATACGGCGCGAATGCGTAATCAGCGGGCTTGCGTTCAAAGATTACGTTGCCTGCGGCATCCTTACGGACTATCGCTCTGCCGTCCGGACCCATTACCACAGCACCTGCAGCGTCGCGCTCCTGCGCGGGGCGCGTTTCGTGGAGCACTACGCGGCTAATCTTGCCGTCGCTGATAGTGACCCAAGCGATGCCCCAGCCGCGCTCAGTACGGTCGCTGATGGCCATAAAAGTGCCATCCCACATGGTAGCGGCGGTAGTCTTGGTCTTGCGGGCCATCTGTGTGGCGCGGAGCACCGCTTGCTTTGCGCGGTTAGAGGAGCCGGTGGCTTGCGACACTACGTCGACATCCCAGCTGTTCTTCTCGACAAAGCGCTTAGGCATTTCGGCAAGGAAAGTATGGAACGGTGCATGGCCGTAGTTCGGGCCTTTTTCTAGGCCTAAGGCGTCGAACTCGGTAAGTTTAACAGCAGTGATCTTGTCTCGGGCGATGGTTACTTCGGCACGCACAAAACCGCGGTCCGTTGCATCCGAAACAGCGATAAAAGTACCGTCATTGTGAATCGCTTGCGGAGCACAGCCCGCAAGTGCTGCCACGGTCACTAGCGCGACGGCAGCTACTGCCAAGAATTTCTTCAAGTAAAAGTCCCCCCTGATATCAAGCTCGTGTAGCAACCTAG is a window encoding:
- a CDS encoding FMN-binding protein, translating into MKKFLAVAAVALVTVAALAGCAPQAIHNDGTFIAVSDATDRGFVRAEVTIARDKITAVKLTEFDALGLEKGPNYGHAPFHTFLAEMPKRFVEKNSWDVDVVSQATGSSNRAKQAVLRATQMARKTKTTAATMWDGTFMAISDRTERGWGIAWVTISDGKISRVVLHETRPAQERDAAGAVVMGPDGRAIVRKDAAGNVIFERKPADYAFAPYHEAIVELPKRFVAKNSAQVDVFTGATGTSNNSMQAVQRALDSAKR